In the Drosophila virilis strain 15010-1051.87 chromosome 4, Dvir_AGI_RSII-ME, whole genome shotgun sequence genome, tttcttatttttaataaaaatatatttatatcaccattaaattatgtttatttttgcataacTCTGTTTGcatgtattattttattttatttagctgttattttattttatatttatatatgttttaccTAGTGATCTCCGTTAAACATGTCTTGTATACAATAATTATCGCAGAGTTTgcataaaacattttcttctcGAGTGCCGTTAAATTATCTGCTGACTGCCACGAAATAATTTtcaacgcacacacaggcgcgcactcgcacacacacagggcaTAAGAAATACCTtataaaatctaaaaataGACAATTTTATCAGCATGCCTCAGCCAAAAATTTCTCACACAATGAATTTCGTATACTATGTAGCCAAGAGATATAACTACCCCAATTAGGCTGCCTTCATCAACCGGTTCTATGGTGTAATGGTTAGCACTTTGGACTCTGAATCCAGCGATCCGAGTTCAAATCTCGGTAGAACCTTGAgtgaaatttctttttttcttttttattaattgtcTGTTGCGTTTCTAAAACAGTTTCCGCTGTGCCAAGACAATTAGTGTGGTCGTAAATTGGGAGCAGTTCGCAGCGCAGGGAATAAGAAAACTATTTAAGAGCCAACCTAGCCTTTATCCAGGCAATTGCAGTCCTTGGCAGAAATGTCTATTTCTATTTCCATTTAACAGTAACAGTTGCATTTGCATGTGTTGAGTTGGCTTTAACTACAGCAAATAGTTTGTTGGCTCTAATAAAATGCTATTGGCCATAAAAGTGGATGGAATAAAAGGCAAATGTTGGCAGCGTGGAATGTTTTTAGAAATGCAATGAGAGAGGGAGCGACAAAAAGAggtagagagaaagagataaaTGACTGATAAGTTTAACTTGGCTGTGCCATTTGCCGCAACattgttttgattaatttgACAAGCAAAACTTAAAGCTATACGAAAAGTATCTATAAGATACATTCAAGCAAATGCGACACTAAGCTGACAAATGCAACTGGTTGTTTAAGCTTTAAAGCAGCTAAGAGTTTTTTATGGCCAAACATAAATAGTCATTGATTAAATTCATGTGCACGGCGACCTCTGCTACCCAAGTTTTGGCTCGCATCAAGAGTTCAAGTGTCATAATACGCAATAGCCGCCCACAATCAAGGCTAATAATAGACATACGAAAATGCGTCGCACATTTTGGGCCAGCATAatcaataatcgataattGACAAATTAAGCAACATTTGCGTATATCTGGCAACGCTTGACTTTAATTTCATGCCACAAGTGTCGCAATGTCAACGCTAATTAATTGGATTTCTTAACGCAAACCGAAACCGTAACTGAAACTGTTACCGAAAACCGAAacatttgctgcagctgctgctgccgctgctggccaATTGACCAGCTTGCCCCATGGCTGTCTCTCTCGGTACTCAGTTCACTTGtcaaatttcaataatttagcACACGAATCTGTCCAGACAGAAGCTGTCAGCGATAAGCCAGACGAGCGAGCAACAAAGACAAACAACCAGACAACACTTTGCAACAAATTTTGCTAACCCTTAGACAACACTTGCTGAAGCACCACAAAAGCTGGGTACATTCACTTGATAAAGAAGgttgaacaaattttttgtaataCAAAAGTGTTTTTGATATCCTATGGCCTATATTGATAATTGTGTTGTCCATAAATACATTCTTACTTCTGTTCATCGTCcgtaatatattaaataaagctaTGCTCTATTAAATGACAGCTGAAAATTCACAAGACTAGTGTTATCGATAGGCAACTTACatttgttatcgatttttttgtatttttttttgtatatgtttattgTATTGAATCAAAATAGCATTAACCTAGGTGGTATGTCGCCAAGTCTGGTTGGGTTCTCAGGCTTTATCGTGGACGAAAATCAAAGGCGTCTTCTTTCAGTAAGGCTGCATCGTCACGTAGGTAGTCGGGGGCTCTGGGACGTCTCCTGTGTCGTGGTTGGAGGAGGTCCTTAAGGGATCTCCACTTGAGCCTTCTGACTACACACCTCCCAGCAAGGTCTCTTGCGAACCGGTTACAGTGTCGCCTCAAGCTTTCGTTGTATCGATTAGCGAATGCTTCGACTTGGCTGTCTATAGTCTCCATGTTGAGGTCTCTGttatctatttttattatcaagAGTTCCTTTTTCATATGTTAGTATATACATTAACGAAAGTTTTCGGTTGTTATCGATCACTAAATCTATAGTTTTACACCGGTGCAGGATCACTTAAGGATTGAAGggaaaaaaattattttacattgaaataaatataattaacattaaaataaatcaaatacacATAATCTTTTGATAAAAAGAGGGCATTAGAATcattgttaaattgtttttatagatttaaatatttctggaGTTATATTTACGTTgctattattaattattattttaattttacatagTTCACGATATTCTTTCGCATACCCTcccatatttatttcattccAGACCGACAGAGAAAGCGTATTTCGTTTGTGTTCTATAGTTTCTCTATActtgatttttgtttacttttactttttggtAGAGAATTTCTGAAATTGTAAACGTAAAATTAAATGAGATTCGTCTCGTGGCGTTTATTTAATGCGCCTCGTTGGTTACtcctataaaaaaaattccccAAGCTCTGCTTGCAACGAATCCGCAGAGGTGACATCGAGGTAAATTGTTATGGCAACATGCCTCTCCTCCCCCCAAATGTCACTGCTCGCCATATTATGCAATAAAGATTCGCGGTTGGGCATCAGAATAAGCGCGGAGCATTAAAGCCCGAATAGCTCAAACATCACATgggttattaaatttaatcacAAGTGTCTCAGCTAACAGCAACGAGATGGGAAGGGCAATGGGATTGGTGAGCGAGGCGAGGTGAGTAGGAAAATTGGTTGATACCAAAtaggaaaaataaattaaaactgataaatgatataatttaatttaataaaatatttttggtagCAATTTGGCTTGTTCggtaaattaaacataaaatttcaatCGACTTGTCGACAAAGGAATAACAACTTATATTGGGCTTTTGCATAAGGTTTTCTAATCGACTCCAAGTAGAAGCATGCGTCGTTCGGGATCCACCAGGAAACTCTCCCTCGTCCGATATGGTGAAACTGACTTTGGCGGCAATGCGTCCGCAATGGTTGGATTATGTCTTAAATGACAGTGGCATCTCTGGCATCGATTCGTTATGAccaatatataatatgcaaTTTGATGCAAGCGTCTAGATTCTGCTTCGTAACTGAAAAGTTCTCTCACGGATTCGACACCACGTCTCATAAATGTGTACGTCCTTAAGATATATTCGTTAATTCGACTGATCGGTACACCTATAATGATTTATCGTAGTCTGGCCAGTGTATACGGtgttggaaaaaaaaaactgttcgaaaatatcattaaaaaCGTAATACGCACTAGATATCATGTTGAGTATGATTGCGGCCAAACGTTGCAGGGAAGTTATGAAACCATTTATGCATGTCTGTAGATCAAGTCGTGTTATTCCTCGCATCAGTTCATAATAAAAGGGTGCCGTATTGCGCGACGCCTGTTGCTGGTATCCGTCATCGTCATCAGGCTCCGAGTTGTTAATGGGCGAGTCGCCGCTGGGCAATTTTTCCAGGACATCTGTGTTCTTATTGTGTGGCAACGTATAGGTTCTATATAGGAAACGCAAATAGGATGTCTCCATGCCGCGCTTCTGTGGCACAATTTCGGGGCTCAAACGTGTAAACGGAGTCTTATTGCGCAATACCACGGGCATTGCCACATTGGGACGTTTGCCACGATTGTAGGGCCGTGGCATATACTCTTCCAGATTCAGCGACCAATCAGACACCTGCCTCGGCGACATGTCGCCGCAAccgcctccgccgccgccTTCGGGGGTGACGAAAAGCTGCTTGGAGGGTTTCACAGACGTTTTTCCACGCAGATCGGCATTGGTGGGCGATGCCACCATCAATTCAAGGATATTCGATGGAGTTGTCAACTCGTTTTGTACTGTATAAAACTTGAGCTTGTTATTTGAATTTACCATATGCTGATAGGTCAGTGTATTGAACACTGAAGACTTCATTTTGAGTTGGATttaacagaaaacaaaaaaaaaaaagaaagaaaatcaaccaagataaatatatatatgtggtacatgcataaaaaaagttagagatataaaaacacaaacattAAATTTTGACAGAAGCAGAATTCTAAACgcgattaaaaaaaaattaaaaaaaaatttattaaacagTCCGATCGGTTTCAGGTTTGTGTTTGTTATGTGAGGTCCACGAAAATGTTTTACGTCAAACATAAAATTTCCCTTCAATGCCAACTAGATACTTTTGTGTGggaatattcaaaatttttcatttatctaGGGTATCTGGCTGTCGGCGCAAGCTCTACTGccaacatatatttttttcatttcgatAGCCTTTGATCAACTTAAGTGCCACAATTACTTTGAGTGCTCTGGTATGGTTGATAGCCTTGCAGATACCCTGTCATTTAggcaaaacacaaataaagcatgcaaaatagaaaaacgAGAAAGTAAGGAAATATTCGTCacagatttaatacccttatAGACATTTTCCCTTAGCTGATTTGTGAAAATTGAGAGATTTGTgagtttaatgaaaatatgcCTACTATTCGTTGCATgtgcagctacatgatataagCTAATCTAAGCTGCTGACAGCCTGACAAAATTGAAATACCCTCTAAAagagtataatatatataatataccttATCCAGCTCAAAAAGTTCGCTGACATAATATGATATAGGGGGACGAATTTCTCATTCGCTTTGCATAAAGAAAACATTGAAGTGCAGCAAATGTTCGAGCATTTCAGTTTTCCTTTCTgtgttattttgttgtttttcgtaTTTCAAATTGATAAATCGTTGAGATTTTCTTTATGAAGCGAATCcaaacaaacataaaatggGTGAGAAAAAGTTGCCAAACAAAAGTCAATATCAGCAgccataataaaaacaaaaatcagaaacaaaaaattttttgtcatctgtttttttttgcttcttggCTGCGTCAATAAAAACCGAATGCCAAAAATTCAGTTCTTTTtgggatatttttttttttaattctatttctttttttttttgctggcacTTTGAGTGCATGTAAGAGAATgcatatgaataaatatttgtgcgattttttatgcaaattgctgGACGGCGCACTTTGATTGCCTGCACAGGCTGCTATTTAAATTCTTATGTGTATTCCGAGAGAATTCTGTTTGCATATAACCTCACTTTTACGTGCTTCTTTTATTCTAGTTGATGCTGATTGAATATAACctaactttattttttgaaattttttagattttttaaCTCAAGCTCGTGTTGTAGGGTTCTCTCTTTGCTGCTGTTCTAATATATGCtcattaatttattgtatctaatattatgttttttattttttattgattaagATTCCATCTAACCTCTCTTTTTCTTGCTTCTCTTATTCTCTTTGATGCATATTCAAAATAACCTCACtttttaaaattctttttatttgactATAACCTTATTTTCTGTGATTCATTTTCTAGCCATTTTTAACCTAATTTTACTGTACGATAACTCAAAGTCAACTACTAAACATGCCAGCTGAATTTTGCGGGCAGACGTAAATTTCTGttcacaaattcaattaacttaAGACAAGCGATAATCAGCGTGACAAATTTAATGCCATAATAAGGCCAAATGGGCCATTGGATATTACCAAAATTAAAGAtgtctatttttgcttttccTCTAAGGCCACAAAATTTATCAAGAAATTAACGCCTAACCTGACTTTTGTTTCCCACCATCCATTTTCAGCACTTGAAAGCCACTAAGTGCCAAGaaagagaagagagagagagaaaagaaaTGTTGTCTCATTTGGTTTAATGTCATAAATTTTGGTGCCAGCGGCTGGGGACAAGGTCATTGGCCAAGAgctatacaaaaacaaaattgtccAAAATGCTCTAAGCTACTCGAAATCCCGCGGAAAGCTCTGcccgcaacaacaataatcaaTATTCCTCCTGGCTTAAAGATAGAAAAACCAAGCAGGAAGAGTGAGAGAAGGGGAGAGAAAGCTAGAGATAAAGATGAgtgtgagtgagagagcgGGGAGTACTGTGACCTTTGTGACCATTTGGCCAAATATCAGCCCAGTTGCGTGTTTGACATGTCATTCGATGCCGCCTGAATAAACTTGGGACACGTTTTCCTGGCCTGGTCAACAGGAAGCACATTAAGCATTGGATTCCCAGAATGGGGCACAGGCCATGCTGAATAGCCAAGTTTCGCTTTGGGGCCATATTTAACGTGGCCTGTGAATTGACTGAATTTTCATGCCTGACTGAGAAGTATCCTGCTGCATTGTCCATAGAAACAAGTGTCGATTGATTTTCACTTGGTAAGCTATTCAATCCATATTAAAGCCTTTTTAAAGTGAAagacttaaaatttaaaattataaacatgcTTGAGCTTAagtaaaaattcatttgaaatctTATAGATTCATCTTTCATGCAATgcacatttacattttaaaaataatttaaatatttttctaatttttacattaatttaaaatcGCAAAAAATTGgtgattttgaaaatttttatttaaataagtatttttatattattttaaatatttatattaaattttatagaatattcttatattatttattttcgcttataatatattcttatatttttatcaaattaattttttttaacttttccaAAATAATATCTGTTCAATGgaaacaattgcatttaaatttattaattaaataatgttattaatttaatgtttAGTATATTAGCTTGAAAATGcctcattttgttttctatctcggttttaattaatatgttaatatataaaacatcTTTTCTATctaatgtatataaaatatatattattggaATAAGTCTATTTGTCTGTTTGATTTTTTAGATAAATGACATCATCTATTTAGGTTGGTTTCAAAAATAGTTCATATATGTTCTAGAGTTTTTGTGTCCATAAGCTAATATTTTTGACATTATTTTGCCTAGACTCTTGATCGCTGTATTTATTCTGCATCTAAATACAACTTGTGGATTTTTTAAAGAATAAATTTGAATGTCTAAAAAACATTAAGAATTTCCTATTAAAGCAATGTTTTCCCATTCCTTAAAAGGGAAACAATTAGTCTAGTTGTAAGGCGtcagatatttaaaaaaatgcctAATCACAGATATTTGATTGTGAATATCCAACCGTAATAGAAATTCCTTAAGCTATTTGCCTGTTATGTGTGTATGCCCCAATTTCTACCTATTTCATGCGCCCACCCAGATTTCagattaaatataaatctttTGGTTTCACTTTCGCTTTTTGCAGTCACAGGCAATTTATATGTAAAATGTGGTGGGCATTTCTAAGAGTTATCGCGATGCGAACTGACTTTTCCCTTACagcattttctatttattttcattttgaattaTGAGCCGAGCCGAAATTGCCAAACACGCAGAGAgaactaaattaaaatatataaaaaagggaacaaataaataaaagctaaaataaaactaaactaaaagcTGGGTTAGAGGTTGAAGGTTCAAGCTGACATGCGTGTACGCTGATAAAAATTAAAGTTGggtagccaaaaaaaaaaaacaagaaaggaTTGTCGCAAACTATATGAAAAGTTGGGCGCGGCAAGTGTTTTGTGGGGCCATTGAACCCGGCGATTAATAAGGATTGGAGGACACTTCATGATTTATGAACTGGCGTGTTTCGGCAGCTATCTGGCATGTATTGAGCGAAGGCAATTTAAAGTTGTTGCTAATCGCGAATAACATGTCATATACTTAATGTGCCAGAAACCTGGTTACTCACTTTGCCttccatttgcatatttatctAATACCCTTAACCTGGCCGGGCGggagcaacagctgctgtcaGCTCAGCAGTCCATGTCGGATTTACTAAGGACAAAGTAATGGCAATTTGATGAGTTGGACAAGGGGCACGGGGGCGCATAGGTCGGGGGGCCTGCATCTATAGAGTCAAAGGTGCATTGGCAGCGTGAAAATACTCGAGGATTATGTCGCGCCAGTTTCGTGTAGCTGCTAACTGAACCGGCTAACTTAACCAGAAAATACACTGAGATAATTCACTGAGTACAATGTGTAACTTATACTggattaataattataaaactaAGCAATAGCtataatttattgtaatttcAACAATAATTTGACACTTCAtagcaaaatgtaaacaatttatttattaaatatatatttttcgctCTAGGAAAGATAAaccaaaaatttaacaatataattaattatttttatttaagcataCTTTTTATACAGTTTGAAAGATTGTTGTatttcttttgtgtttttgggaaattttattttggaaaAGAATAGTACTAAACACATTTCgatgcgaaaaaaaaacttaaattaaaaatcaaacaatatctataatttatctttattgaaacaaaaatatttaaaaaaaaattattgaaaactaaacaacatttttattttcgctttaTTTAGAGAAAAAATGTTTGCTCTAGGAgagataaatttaaaacggaacaatatttttaatcatATTTATTAAACCGGATTTTAGTTTCtctttgaaattatttttttaatttttcttgtatattattattttaataggTGCTTGACTTATAGCTAACCAGAAAACTTTACAACATTTCTCtttaataaatgtcaagtCTTAAAACACGTTATTTCAATAATTCGTACAAAGATCCTTAAATTTTGCAGCACATTTAGACATTAGAATATTGTTAAGTGTAAATACGTACAGATTACGATAAAGCGTAAATGGTtagaaataacaataatacacTGTAAGAAAAGGTGCTTTAATCTAAATTTCGTAATAATTGTAAATTGCCATTTGAATTATTGCCTCTTTACGAATTTTAGTTTTtcctaattaattaatttatttttatttttatattattattatttttatctaaatttaatattattataattatttcattATATTAGTTAATTGATTACTTTTCTACctacttttatttaatattttattaatttttatcttAAAATTAACTTCATGGACGTGTCTTGCTAGCTGTTGTCTTAATGTTACGTCTAAGCACAGTCAATTAATTTGTTCAACTTATACCATTAATTTGCACAGTGTTGcgacaacaaaaactgaaatcaaatatttgtgctGCGGCTCAGGGGGCCGGGGACGGGGGCCGTTGGCCGTGGGAGGCTGTGGCAGTGCTTTGGGATTTGCAACGACAATATCCTTAGATTGGTTTGTGCTAAAGCGCGCCAGGAACGTGGTACAAGAAATTGGCACACAACAGACATGACAAGAAGCTTGGTTGGTAGGGGGGTAGGTTGGTGGTAGTGAAGGGgctgaggggggggggggttgtgTTGCTGGGCAACTAACCCATCTTCCAAATGGCAGACCAGGCACatgcattggcattggcaaacAGGATCAACAGGAATTTGCATATTATAGCGTCTgcgaatgcagcagcagctcaccAGTAGAAAAAGGAGCCTCTCGCTGAGGCACGCCTCCTTTTCCACCCCCTCCCTGCTGCGtgtaattgtttaaataatgcTGGTTAAAACTgtgaaatgcaattaaagcCAAGCGCAGCGACTGGCCGCAGATGAGGTACATCAAGTTGGCCTTGTGGAGTAAGAGGAAAGTATCCATATTGTCCCATtgtcacgcacacacacacacacacatacacacacacacacacacacgcaagctGTCGGGGCAATTATAAtgtcaaaaatataataaacaccAGGGCAGGCAACAGACAGGACGAGCGCAAGGACAAACGCTGGAATTCGTATCGctttacactttttaattGCTCCTGACAACGCAACGCAGCTTGTTTAGCTTTTGTGGCTTGTGAGAGGGGATGGCGGGAGGTTTTTCGCGGGATTCTTTTCCCACGAAAGTTCAGAGGTCAACCGGATGTTGCTGATGGATAATGCGTTGTGCACTTAATTTATGTGTCAAAAGTCGTTGGGCGTAAACAATGGAGCGAAGTGCtcataatttataattgagTTAAGATCAAagacaaacatttttcatatatgcagccacatttattgatttttacaattattttattattattcgcatttgtaattattaaatataattattttattgtctttaaatacaaaattgattattattccttttttttttaagattatttAATTACTTGACAAATAAAACTTTAAACCTCAAATGTTGACTAGAAATGTATTAGATagttttttatagaaattcaGAATTGTTTGTGATCTAATTAAATGcgacaatattttttttcgtaaaTGTCCAAATCCTAACTGAAACTCAGAATATTTACTTATCAATTTTTGAATACTATCTTTTATTTTcagtaaaatattatttgataCAGATATACTTACGTGTGTGGTATAGAAATCTCACTTTTTGTCAAGTGTAAAAATATGTACTTTCGTGCGTAAATTCTTAGGAGCATCACTGTAAAAAAGCTTGAAATACTTTAAGCTTGAACACTCTATTTAAATTTGGTAATATTCTTAGTTCCTCACTTTTTATATTGATATGTAAAtttattcttttaattttactaatttctttttattattattattttattcgtgtaattaaatatgaaaatagtgCGAGTTAATGATCGACttttaaatacattatttATTCTTAGTGCAATTTCATATCATATAGATTATAGGGCTtaaagatctttaaaaaaaaaacgtttaagTTTTATTAAGGGATTTGATCATGTACAATTCATTTCGATTTCATTTCGTGTTAaatttctttgattttttcaTTTGACATTGGTGTCGTTGCAATGGAACGACTTATGTCCGGATcagaaaatatttgtcaaaaaACAGCGAACTGCAGTCGTCCTGCGACCTCCTTACCCCTATCCCCTGTCCAACCCCCTTGAACTTGCTGTAATTTGAGTTTTATGCAGCACTCGACATGCAATTTTGTGTGCGCCTTGTGGTTGGGTCGTCTTTAGTTACAGTTCCTCGCATGGTCTACGACAGCCCCTTCCTCTCCTTGACGACGACTTATGCCAGGACAActgtcgcacacacacacacacacatacgtaaaTACGAATGTCTAAGAGAACCAACCCGCTAGAGTAGGACCCGGGCTAACTAAGTAGTTCGGCAATGTCAACTTTAGCCCTGTCCATTTAATTTCTAAATGATAATGTGAGAGTGTGTTTATATCTGTTTCCTGGCGCTTATAGGGCTGTTGATTGTGCTATTTGGTAAACATGCTTAATAATTCTGAATAATTTTAATGTTGTAAGCGCTCAACAATGAGCTACCCTGTAACCCGGGCCTAATGTGCCGTAAGATACATATTCCTCTTCACCTGTTTTTTTCCACGGCTTATATATATCATGCAACTGTGTTCATTCACCAAAAGAggcattatttaaatttgtgtatttCCTGAAATTAGTGAGGATTTCAAGGCTACTAATTTTTGTTGTGgtatttacacacatttgaaATTCACAATATTTTGGTTCTGGCGAAAATACCCGCTCTGATTCACATTTATGTAGTTGTATTCCAGTTGTAGAATTCTTAATGggctgtatttttttttgatgggagaaattgtaaaaaataaaacaaaaatattgtattgACAGAGTGGTGCTGGGTATTATTGAGTTAGTCGATAGCCTTCAAAGAAATGCCCTAAAGAttgtattaagatcggacataTTATATTCCACGCGTGGGGCTAACGAAACCAGAAATTGCGCAGCAAGCAGTGCACGCGCCTGTGTGTTTTGTGAGTGGgtgtatacaaatatatacacatgcatacatgtgcaTGGGAAGTACGATTAACGCGAGGCTCAGGGAATCTTTCAGTCGAATACTTCCGACTCAAGCAGTCTTCAAGCTCgtgcaaattcaaattaataatattttttatgcagcTTAAACATTATTTGGAACTCTTCTTGTTTATATACAtgggtaaatatatattgaaaagatgttttatttttttgtagtcTGGTAAAGCCAGAGTTGCATTGTTTCGAATCAGAGTATAAGGCAGTCGACCAACATTTTTAACAGATCACTTTTGAAGGCCAGCATATTATCTTCATGCTGTATGTGTATAGGAACATGGCCTGACTCATTTTGAGTTTTGCCATTCCGATCGTTAAATATTTCCCGAACTTGAGATTTAGTTCCGAACAGGGAGTTGTCTGAACTGCATGTGCCTTGTGTTCGGTTCACAATGCTGTTTCGCACAATTTTGGTGTTCCTGTTTATTGGAAGTGCTAGGGCCCAGCACGTTGATGACTCTAGACCTGTCAGATGTTTAAATGACGAATCACTGTCGAAGAACAAGAATgcttttcaattata is a window encoding:
- the LOC6634046 gene encoding uncharacterized protein isoform X1, which encodes MKSSVFNTLTYQHMVNSNNKLKFYTVQNELTTPSNILELMVASPTNADLRGKTSVKPSKQLFVTPEGGGGGGCGDMSPRQVSDWSLNLEEYMPRPYNRGKRPNVAMPVVLRNKTPFTRLSPEIVPQKRGMETSYLRFLYRTYTLPHNKNTDVLEKLPSGDSPINNSEPDDDDGYQQQASRNTAPFYYELMRGITRLDLQTCINGFITSLQRLAAIILNMISSVPISRINEYILRTYTFMRRGVESVRELFSYEAESRRLHQIAYYILVITNRCQRCHCHLRHNPTIADALPPKSVSPYRTRESFLVDPERRMLLLGVD
- the LOC6634046 gene encoding uncharacterized protein isoform X2, whose amino-acid sequence is MKSSVFNTLTYQHMVNSNNKLKFYTVQNELTTPSNILELMVASPTNADLRGKTSVKPSKQLFVTPEGGGGGGCGDMSPRQVSDWSLNLEEYMPRPYNRGKRPNVAMPVVLRNKTPFTRLSPEIVPQKRGMETSYLRFLYRTYTLPHNKNTDVLEKLPSGDSPINNSEPDDDDGYQQQASRNTAPFYYELMRGITRLDLQTCINGFITSLQRLAAIILNMISNYDKSL